From one Eucalyptus grandis isolate ANBG69807.140 chromosome 9, ASM1654582v1, whole genome shotgun sequence genomic stretch:
- the LOC104419508 gene encoding phosphoinositide phosphatase SAC2 — MAAEPPQQQQRCRIEDDAEAGGAYRLQKFRLYETRSNFYMIGRDKNRTFWRVLKIDRSEPSELNMLEDPTTYTEQECCDLLNRIHEGNVASGGLKFVTACYGIIGFIKFLGPFYMLIITKRRKIGDICGHAIYSISKSNMIPIPNSQVQTNMAFSKSENRYKKLLCVVDLTKDFFFSYSYDVMRSLQKNLCDQESGQSLYDTMFVWNEYLTRGIRNNLKNTLWTVALVHGFFHQEKLSFLGKQFWFTLIARRSRHYAGTRYLKRGVNEKGRVANDVETEQIVIEDVPEGCPVQISSIVQNRGSIPLFWSQETSRLNLKPDITLLNRDPNYEATKLHFENLVKRYGNPIIILNLIKTYEKKPRERILRAEFANAIRCINKTLPAENRLRFLHWDLHKHFRSISANVLELLTKVAVYTVDLTGIFYCQVSSISRIEGSMISSYFGNSDSSDCSSLNFSNNGDDADSLETEISSSSSCSKLKLPLFQKGVLRTNCIDCLDRTNVAQYAYGLVALGRQLHSMGYMESENIELHDPLADDLMRIYETMGDTLALQYGGSAAHNKIFSERRGQWKAATQSQEFLRTLQRYYSNAYIDAEKQDAINVFLGYFQPQQGKPALWELDSDHHHSVGRHSAKNTEETPRSFIRRSLSDGNILLETNTPIATKSLVQNQPLSEIAEGTRKGLSESTFKISTCESDLSDERCTTSVEPTQLFKDVKEDDCPESDYICLDKHGDECNCSNFLDVDRLSSSGNSFDEDLYERSSISGLLQDNDNGQNSASTLSGSKSSFGRKEKKHARNHTDRGKASGEYSDDFIRWVNDGEMLSL; from the exons ATGGCGGCGGAGCCGccccagcagcagcagcggtgCCGGATCGAGGACGATGCCGAGGCCGGCGGCGCTTACCGCTTGCAGAAATTCAGGCTCTACGAGACTCGCTCG AATTTCTACATGATCGGAAGGGACAAAAACAGGACATTTTGGAGAGTGTTGAAAATTGATCGATCAGAACCTTCTGAGCTAAACATGCTTGAGGATCCTACCACATATACAGAGCAAGAGTGTTGTGACCTGCTAAATCGGATACATGAAGGAAACGTTGCGAGTGGCGGCCTTAAGTTTGTGACTGCATGCTATGGAATTATTG GGTTCATCAAGTTCTTGGGGCCCTTTTACATGCTGATTATTACAAAGAGAAGGAAGATTGGTGATATTTGTGGCCATGCTATATATTCAATCAGCAAGAGCAACATGATTCCAATCCCAAATTCTCAAGTGCAGACAAATATGGCTTTTTCTAAGAGCGAAAACAG ATACAAGAAGCTCCTGTGCGTGGTTGATCTTACGAAGGACTTCTTCTTCAGCTACTCATATGATGTTATGCGTAGCCTTCAGAAGAACCTGTGTGATCAGGAGTCTGGGCAGAGCCTCTATGATACAATGTTTGTTTGGAATGAATATCTGACACGTGGAATTCGGAATAACCTCAAGAATACCTTGTGGACAGTCGCGTTGGTACATGGGTTCTTTCACCAG GAGAAGCTTTCTTTCTTGGGCAAGCAATTCTGGTTCACCCTGATTGCTAGACGCTCGCGGCATTATGCTGGCACCAG ATACCTCAAAAGAGGCGTCAATGAGAAAGGCAGAGTAGCTAATGATGTTGAGACAGAGCAGATCGTGATTGAAGACGTACCTGAAGGATGCCCAGTGCAAATCAGTTCTATTGTGCAGAACCGGGGCTCAATCCCTCTTTTCTGGTCACAAGAAACTTCACGATTGAATCTTAAGCCTGATATAACAT TATTAAACAGAGATCCCAATTATGAAGCCACGAAACTTCATTTCGAAAATCTGGTCAAAAGATACGGAAATCCAATAATTATACTGAACTTGATCAAG aCATATGAAAAGAAGCCTCGAGAACGTATACTTCGTGCAGAATTCGCAAATGCTATCAGATGTATCAACAAAACCTTACCTGCAGAGAATCGTTTGCGGTTTTTGCATTGGGATCTGCACAAGCACTTTAGAAG CATTTCTGCCAATGTATTGGAACTTCTCACCAAGGTGGCTGTCTACACAGTAGACTTGACTGGCATTTTTTATTGCCAAGTGTCTTCCATTTCAAGGATAGAGGGATCGATGATTTCATCATACTTTGG GAATAGCGATAGTTCTGACTGCAGTTctctgaatttctccaacaatggtGATGATGCTGATAGCTTGGAAACAGaaatcagcagcagcagcagttgCTCAAAATTGAAGTTGCCATTGTTTCAGAAGGGGGTTTTAAGGACCAATTGCATAGACTGTCTAGATCGCACAAATGTTGCCCAATATGCATATGGTTTGGTTGCTCTAGGAAGGCAGCTGCACTCAATGGGATATATGGAATCTGAAAACATTGAGTTACATGATCCCTTGGCAGATGATTTGATGAGGATTTACGAGACAATGGGCGACACACTTGCCTTGCAATATGGAGGTTCTGCTGCACATAACAAG ATATTTTCTGAGAGAAGGGGTCAGTGGAAAGCAGCAACGCAGTCCCAGGAGTTTCTAAGAACTCTTCAACGGTATTACAGCAATGCGTATATAGATGCAGAAAAACAGGATGCCATCAATGT GTTTTTGGGATATTTTCAACCTCAACAAGGGAAGCCTGCTTTGTGGGAGCTGGATTCAGACCATCATCACAGCGTTGGAAGGCACAGTGCTAAAAATACTGAAGAGACTCCTAG GTCATTTATCAGAAGATCACTCTCTGATGGTAATATTCTCCTGGAAACCAACACTCCAATAGCGACCAAAAGTCTAGTTCAGAATCAACCACTCTCTGAGATTGCAGAAGGGACTCGAAAAGGTCTTTCAGAGTCGACGTTCAAGATTTCGACTTGTGAAAGTGACCTATCTGATGAAAG ATGTACAACTTCTGTGGAACCTACACAACTTTTTAAGGATGTAAAAGAGGATGACTGTCCTGAAAGTGATTACATTTGCCTTGATAAACATGGCGATGAATGCAACTGTTCGAACTTTCTGGACGTGGATCGGCTTTCTTCATCGGGAAATTCCTTTGACGAAGATTTATATGAAAG GTCATCCATCAGTGGCCTGCTACAGGATAATGATAACGGACAAAATTCAGCTTCAACCTTATCTGGAAGCAAGTCTTCATTTGGAAGGAAG
- the LOC120288523 gene encoding GDSL esterase/lipase 1-like, which translates to MNFMPNGVRSSPLKIHLALPLCVCLYPIHLKLQLSYFKEVAKRLRQQLGDEDGQKLRSNAVYLFSMGGNDYMVLKTDPKLSVLTAAYKMTFMTMVVGNFTTVIKVGCSDSAIPSSLKGGRKFAFQKVGPIGCMLATQASSGIDGCLHDPSVLAKMHNIALSRLLRKLAYQHAGFSHALFDHYTSVTLRTLCSSKFGKSPSTLLKSSLPSSTACCGSGPYNGNFICGCGKNGTAKYNLCGHPSEFVWFDPGRPTESANRQLASLLWNGPARVVGPYNLKMFFNGSS; encoded by the exons ATGAATTTTATGCCTAACGGAGTTAGAAGCTCACCATTGAAGATCCATTTGGCACTTCCTTTATGTGTCTGTTTGTATCCG ATACACCTGAAGCTACAACTGAGCTATTTCAAGGAGGTGGCGAAGCGGCTGAGGCAACAGCTCGGCGATGAGGATGGGCAAAAGTTGCGGTCGAATGCGGTCTACTTGTTCAGCATGGGAGGCAACGACTACATGGTCCTCAAAACCGACCCCAAATTATCTGTCCTCACTGCTGCTTACAAGATGACATTCATGACAATGGTGGTGGGCAATTTCACCACTGTGATTAAAGTAGGGTGCTCCGACTCTGCTATACCAAGTTCTCTTAAA GGAGGGAGGAAGTTTGCTTTCCAGAAAGTCGGGCCGATCGGGTGCATGCTTGCCACCCAAGCATCCTCGGGGATCGACGGCTGCCTTCACGACCCGTCCGTGCTAGCAAAGATGCACAACATCGCTCTGTCAAGGCTGCTGAGGAAGCTGGCCTATCAGCACGCCGGATTCTCGCACGCGCTCTTCGACCACTACACCTCCGTCACTCTGCGAACTCTGTGCAGCTCGAAATTCGGTAAATCGCCGTCCACCCTTTTGAAATCTTCACTTCCATCATCAAC CGCGTGCTGCGGGAGCGGGCCGTACAACGGGAACTTCATTTGTGGATGCGGCAAGAACGGGACGGCGAAGTACAATCTGTGCGGCCACCCGAGCGAGTTCGTGTGGTTCGATCCTGGTCGTCCGACCGAGAGCGCTAATAGGCAACTGGCCAGTTTGCTCTGGAACGGGCCGGCCCGTGTCGTCGGGCCCTATAACTTGAAGATGTTCTTCAATGGGTCTTCATGA
- the LOC104419510 gene encoding uncharacterized protein LOC104419510, translating into MAKRSCSCTFYAAAFLWALLLGPAICYARKHNTLFVFGDSLFDPGNNQYVNATPGGRGGGGMATSLPYGETYFKHATGRLSDGRLVPDFIAEFAKLPILPAYLQPGTQNLTNGANFASGGGAVLPSDHPGPIDLGKQLSYFKEVVKSLKAKLGDAGAKRVLMRAVYLFSIGGNDYFRLYSTKPNVTQSYRREYISIVIGNITSALKEIYGLGGRKIAFQNAGPLGCLPATRARSNGTGCVEELQAHARLHNRELAIALRKLKTDLPGFEYSIFDYYNSLKDRILNPSKYGFEDGQAACCGSGPYRGSSCGGSQKYEVCSDPSKYIWFDGAHTTEAANYQLAQLIWSAVAPVTGPSNVRQLFMHYAVYATSFRCCKVTLPSAFATQMTMLHVDSFSPLFLTLSFCTILLLLPSCRAELPENHVAFFIFGDSLLDAGNNIYLNGRGTNYLPYGETFFKSPTGRVCDGRIVPDFISEYAKLPYIKPYLEPGFTDYTNGVNFASAGAGVLPETHPGTLYLKLQLNYFEEVVKGLKQQLGEGDARKLLSKAVYLFSIGGNDYNAIQNNPKAAASFRKMYMTMVLGNITAGIKQLYAHGGRKFAFQNVGPIGCMPGTRASSGSEGCLHDPTVIAKMHNIALSRVLKRMEQGLPGFKYALFDYYTSLTMRTLYSSKFGFKVGMSACCGSGPFNGQFTCGKKNGTTSSYTLCSDPSEYVWFDAAHPTETANRQLASLLWDGPSHTVGPYNMKMLFEMS; encoded by the exons ATGGCGAAGCGGAGCTGCTCCTGCACTTTCTATGCTGCAGCGTTCCTGTGGGCACTTCTGCTCGGCCCAGCCATTTGCTATGCCAGGAAGCACAACACTCTGTTCGTGTTCGGAGACTCCCTCTTCGACCCCGGCAACAACCAGTACGTGAACGCCACTCCCGGCggccgaggcggcggcggcatggCCACTTCCCTGCCTTATGGAGAGACCTACTTCAAGCACGCCACCGGCCGACTCTCTGACGGTCGCCTCGTCCCCGATTTCATTG CTGAGTTTGCTAAGCTGCCCATTCTTCCGGCATATTTGCAACCGGGTACCCAAAATTTGACCAACGGGGCTAACTTTGCGTCCGGTGGAGGCGCTGTTCTGCCCAGCGATCATCCCGGACCA ATTGATTTGGGAAAGCAACTGAGCTACTTCAAGGAAGTGGTGAAATCGCTGAAAGCCAAGTTGGGCGATGCCGGGGCCAAGAGGGTCCTCATGAGAGCCGTCTATCTGTTCAGCATCGGAGGGAACGACTACTTTCGCCTCTACAGCACTAAACCGAACGTCACTCAATCATACCGCCGCGAATACATATCGATAGTCATCGGCAACATCACATCAGCTCTCAAG GAAATTTATGGGCTTGGAGGACGAAAGATCGCGTTCCAGAATGCAGGGCCTCTCGGCTGTTTGCCAGCCACGAGAGCCAGGAGCAACGGAACCGGCTGTGTGGAGGAACTGCAAGCCCATGCCAGACTTCACAACCGAGAGCTCGCAATCGCCCTCAGGAAGTTGAAGACCGACTTGCCGGGATTTGAGTATTCAATCTTCGATTACTACAACTCGCTCAAAGATCGGATCTTGAACCCTTCCAAATATG GCTTCGAGGATGGGCAGGCGGCGTGTTGTGGCTCTGGACCTTACCGAGGATCGAGCTGTGGGGGTTCCCAGAAGTATGAGGTGTGCAGCGATCCAAGCAAGTACATTTGGTTCGATGGTGCGCACACGACAGAGGCAGCAAATTACCAGCTGGCGCAACTTATCTGGAGCGCGGTGGCACCCGTCACAGGGCCTTCCAATGTGAGGCAACTATTCATGCATTA TGCGGTTTATGCT ACCTCCTTTAGGTGCTGTAAAGTGACTCTGCCTTCAGCATTCGCCACTCAAATGACCATGCTTCACGTGGATAGCTTCAGCCCACTCTTCCTCACACTGTCCTTCTGCACAATCCTTCTGCTTCTGCCAAGCTGCCGTGCCGAGCTGCCGGAGAACCACGTGGCGTTCTTCATCTTCGGGGACTCGCTCTTGGATGCGGGGAACAACATCTACCTAAATGGCAGAGGCACCAATTACTTGCCCTATGGAGAGACCTTCTTCAAGAGCCCGACAGGACGAGTCTGCGACGGACGGATCGTTCCCGACTTCATAT CTGAATATGCAAAGCTTCCATACATCAAACCATACTTGGAGCCCGGGTTCACCGACTACACCAACGGGGTCAATTTCGCATCCGCCGGAGCTGGCGTTCTCCCGGAAACTCATCCCGGAACT CTGTACCTTAAGCTGCAACTGAACTATTTCGAGGAGGTAGTGAAGGGGCTGAAGCAACAATTAGGCGAAGGCGATGCCCGCAAGCTGCTCTCGAAGGCGGTCTATCTGTTCAGCATTGGAGGGAACGATTACAATGCCATTCAGAATAATCCCAAAGCAGCTGCGTCTTTCAGGAAAATGTACATGACCATGGTCCTGGGCAATATCACAGCGGGGATCAAA CAATTGTATGCACATGGAGGGAGGAAATTCGCCTTCCAGAATGTCGGACCGATTGGGTGCATGCCAGGTACTCGAGCCTCGTCCGGGTCTGAGGGATGCTTGCACGACCCGACCGTGATAGCGAAGATGCACAACATAGCCCTGTCAAGAGTGCTGAAGAGGATGGAACAGGGGCTACCGGGATTCAAATACGCCCTGTTCGATTACTACACTTCCCTCACCATGAGAACTCTATACAGCTCGAAATTCG GGTTCAAGGTAGGGATGAGCGCGTGCTGCGGGAGCGGTCCGTTCAATGGGCAATTCACATGCGGGAAAAAGAATGGCACGACGAGCAGCTACACTCTGTGCAGCGACCCAAGCGAGTACGTGTGGTTCGATGCTGCTCATCCTACCGAGACGGCCAACAGGCAACTCGCGTCTCTGTTGTGGGACGGACCGTCCCACACCGTGGGGCCCTATAATATGAAGATGCTCTTTGAAATGTCATAA